In the genome of Podospora pseudocomata strain CBS 415.72m chromosome 7, whole genome shotgun sequence, the window TGTCGCGATGGAGATGTCGCAGGATAAGGCCAGGTCCGGTATGTTCTCACTTTGAGGTGCCCAGCCAGTATGATAACTAATCAAGCTATACAGGAGGATCACTAGGCTGGAAAACAAAGGGGTCATTGCTGCCCGAGTTTGAAAAGGTGGCTTACGAACTACCCACCAGCACGACCAACAAGCCAAGCTGGGGGATGGCCAAGACGTCCGAGGGTTATCATGTCATCATGGTCGAGGGACGCAAGTAGTTTTTAACATCAACCAATCACATAGTCAGGAGTGGAACAAACAAAAGTTGGTTGACCGTCCCAGATCAAAAGGCTTTTGAATTTTTTGACTGTCTTGATTTTTGTCTCGTCCTCATTCTgagggaagaaaaaggaggtAGCTTGCCCGAATTTCCCCAATTTGTCGTGTCCATCCGTTTGTGACCATAAATGCGCCCAGAGATTTGTTGCCCTTGCCCCCATCCACGGTCGTGGCTGTGAAAGAGGTGTTCCGAGTCTAATGCCGAATTCGTTTTGATACGCCGAAAAAACCCGTCCCAGGTATGAaaaccccctttctctcttccAGTTCAATCGTTGCAGTGAAGAACGACTAAAAGCTAcctccccccactcccctaagcggcggtggtgtcaAGAAATTTAAGCCTCAGACTGGAAGtagtcgaggaggatggagcgCTCCTGCGACTCCTCACCCCAGTCCTTGACGACGACGCAAGAGCAGTTGACAACCTTGCGGGCGTTACCCTCACGGTCGAGGACGCCTGTGGAAGAGAGTCAGTATTGGTGGCGACACTATAAGATTGTAAAGGGTACTCACAGAGACCAGCCCACTCGCCCAATTGCTTTCCATCGGGAACCTTGATCAGAGGGATCTTGTGCTCGGAGCAGAGGGCAATGACGAGCTTCTTGtaggcctcctcctcgcagGACTCGTTGAGGACGCACATGTGGGCCTGGCGGCGGTCgagggccttggaagcctcACGGAGACCGCGGGCGAGACCGTCGTGCATGAGGGAGAGCTTGAGAACACCCTTGAGAGCGTCAAGGACAGACATCTGGCCCTTGCTGGCCTCGGCCGaaacctcgacctcgacgtCGGCAACCTGCTGAGTCTCTTCTACGTCCGACTAGACACACGACTTTGTTAGCGGGGTGtcatcctcgacggcggcgagaAAAGAGCGGTGTCAttgtgtttggtggtgtaggTGATCGTCGACTTCaagtcgttgtcgtcgttggtgGGTGGACGGTACTCACCATCTTGATGATTTACTTTCCAAGTAAAGTGCCGGTGCGATCCTCGAAGAGTAAATTGGTAATGATCCTTTTATTCGTGTGTAGGTAtcaggagggaggggagctAGAACAGGCCGGTGGACAGAAATTCGAGAATAATGTGCGAGCCCCGAGCGCCCCACCCAATTGGCTGGATCCATCAAAATTTTGGTGTGTGCTTCGCGAAAGCGGGGCGCTCTGCCAGAAGGGGATTGGCGAAATGTTGCTGCAGTAGGCATTAGGGCAAAGTTTCGAGGAGCAcgggccaccaccacgacccacAAGCTAGGCGACGACAAATTTCtctggggttgttgcttcTGCCAGGCCTTGTTGAAAAGTCGACGCCCGCCCACCGACCTTCTCCGCGACCACTATCCGTCAATCACCAACGAGGTATGTATATTCATCCCGCTCTCGGGACATGACTCAACAGCAGGACGACGCCTTTCGCACAGGCTGAGGAGGGCAATCATGGAGGCCCGTGTTGGCAAAACGCGGGTCGACGACATGATacgctcctcctcgtcagcaGCTGGCGGGCAGAACCCTCTTGAAGAATCATCAACGAGGGCACTCTTCCACCCAGTCGAGCCTCGACCGAAAGGCTAACACAAACCTCGAACCTCTGGCAGATACCTCATTTCCACATCTCCGATTTGAGAATCTCCGTCTCCTCAACACCGCCAAAATGGTCCGCACTTCCGTCCTCCACGATGCCctcaacagcatcaacaacgccgAGAAGGCCGGCAAGCGCCAAGTCTTGATCCGCCCTTCCTCCAAGGTCATCGTCAAGTTCCTCCAGGTCATGCAGAAGCACGGTATGTGGTTGTCAGATGGGAAATCATTGGGCCTCCGAAACGACAAGATCCTCGCGACGATTTCCCTTGCACAAACTTCGGCATGATAACTAGGCGACTGTCTCAATCTGCTCCACGACTTAGCCCTTTAAGTTGCCGATAAATTATACACCACGCGGGGATCTTACACGTTATCGGAGTTGCCAATGATGACCCAATGTTTAAATCTTCGCGACATTTTCTTCTGACATTCTTTCCTAGGCTACATTGGCGAGTTCGAGGAGATCGATGACCACCGCTCCGGCAAGATCGTTGTCCAGCTCAACGGCCGGTATGTTTTTGTCTGTCTGACCTGACTTGAAGAGCACAAATTAACCATTCCCAGCCTCAACAAGTGCGGTGTCATCTCCCCCCGTTACAACGTCCGCCTCTCTGAGCTCGAGAAGTGGGTTGTCAAGCTCCTTCCCGCCCGTCAGTTCGGCTacgtcatcctcaccacctcggcCGGTATCATGGACCAGGAGGAGGCCCGTCGCCGCCACGTCTCTGGCAAGATCATTGGCTTCTTCTACTAGACAAGCAACCACAAAGGCAATGAAAATCTGACTACCAAGAGCGATGGCATATTTTGGGCGTTGTGACTGATACCCCTGTTTCATTGGGAGTTCTGATCTGGAAAATGGTTAGATCTTTCAGACGGCACTGGTTGCGCATGGAGGATTCAGATATGAGCAATACCTGAAATCGTGTCTCCATTTGGGACCCCAGCATTTTGAGCGTGACACTGGTGTATCTGCAACGTGTGATGGCAATGTCTTGTGATATGTTTGTAAGACTGGACATCCACTCCCGTAGGGCCGGCTCTATGTTGAGGAAGTCATTCGTACAATTCTATCCATGTCGTTGATAGACACGAGGCAGACCACGATAGGGGTTCAGGCTACAGGCGTGGCCTAGCCCCTTGGGGAAGCTCGATGGAAGCTTGGCAAGGCGACTTCACGGCTTTGGCCCCACCTTTAAACCAACGCGACATGCGTCAGTGGTTGTTAATTTTGGGGGGATGGATCCAGTGCCAACGCTTCGCATCAACTTTGTCCAGGTCTctccttttttccccttttgAATCTATCAAACCTGTCTTGCCACCGATGCGAACCGAAGCGGGATTACCACCGCccgcgacgacgacgacgacgaccagAGACGAAGAACAGCGCGCTCACTGACGAGAACGACCTATCTATTGTACATAACATATGCGACTCGGACATCTTGTATGAGACCGACATTTTGATACCTCGATGAACACGCTCTACTCCGACAACAACCGCTACTTGGCAAGGAAACGGCCCTCGGAGATCTAAACCGCCGGGCGACGCACCCCGGCCGCGGTCACGATGCGCAACAGGCAGATTGGCGTCCTGGGGGCGTTTCTGTTCTTGGTGTTTTGTGTTTATTCTCTGTCAAGAAGCCCAGGGGGTTTACCCCGGCCCCGTTCACCGCAAAAGGAACCGGAGGACAAGCCGCCTGAACCACCCAGGATAGCAATCCCCATCACCTGGACCGACGACTCCAACACAAAAGACACCAAACCCGCCCCTGCCCCAGAGGGGTCGCATCCGATATGGTACCTGACCAACCAAGCAGAGAAGGAGTTTGAAGCTGTGAAAGGGAGGCAGAGCAGAACTTTGGGAGAAGCGGTGGGGGAGTATAAACGCCGGTACGGGATACCGCCCCCCCCAAACTTTGACAAGTGGTGGGATTTTGCaacggagaggggggtggtgctggttgatgAGTTTGATACCGTCATGGAGTTAGTCACGCCATTCTGGGGGCTGAagccggcgacgacgaggaggagggcgagggaggtgatcgGGTTTGATGATTCGCTTATGGGGGTGCAGATCAGGAAGGGGAATGTCACTAGTATTTTCAAGGCTAGGACGGCAGAGTGGCATCAGAGGGGTGTGCTGGGGATGCTGGAGAAGTTTGTGGGTTGGTTGCCGGATATGGACTTGGCGTTTAATGTCAATGATGAGAGTAGAGTTGTGGTGCCGTTTGAGGATCTGGAGAGGCTGGTgaaggtggggttgggggttaaCATGGCGAAACTAAAGCGGGAAAAGGAGCCGAGGAATGGGTGGACTGATGTGGGAAAAGTGGAAGGGTTGGACTACGAGGGACGGTTTGATGAGGGGAAGCTGACGAGGTTTAACACTTTTGCTCATCAGCCTACTTGGACGCACTCGAGGATCTCGTGCCCGCCTGGGAGCCCGGCGAGGAtattggaggagggggagcagtTTGATGATCGGGGGAGGTACTCGAtgggggagctggggttTGTGACGAACTGGACTGCGATGGCAGATATATGTCTTACGCCTTCGCTCCAGTCGACGTTTGGGTTTTTTGACAGACCGAACGCGTATTCTGTCGTTCATGATCTTGTTCCGGTTTTTTCGCCGAGCAAGATTTCGAGCTATCAGGATCTGATCTTTCCTTCTCCGTGGTATTACTCGGGGAAAGTCCCGTACGACCCGAAGAAGGATCCGGACTGGGAAGAGAAGATGAACCGGTTGTACTGGCGTGGCTCGACGACGGGGGGTTTCTCGCGCAATggaggctggaggaggcagcACAggcagagggtggtgaagaagttcAATGCGGTGGACAAGGCTAATGTTCTTACCAATGTGGGCAGTTCTACCTCGCCTAACTGGACGGTTGCTTCTGTTCCCCGGGGGGACTACAAGTCTTTGTTGGATGTTTATTTCAGCCACATTGGGCAGTGCGACCCGGGCGATTGTGCCGCGCAGAAAGAATTCTTTGAGGTTAAAGAGTATGCCAAGCAGGAAGACGCGCTCAAGTACAAGCATGTGCTTGACATGGACGGGAATGCCTTTTCGGGGAGATTTCACGCGTTTTTGAAGAGCAAGAGCTTGGTTTTCAAGTTTGCCATCTTCAAGGAGTGGCATTATGAGTGGTTGAGGCCGTGGGCGCACTATGTGCCCATGAGCCtcaagggggaggagtggctggagctggtgaggtatttcggggaggagggggagggaaaacgagagggggagagggtggcgatgcaggggagggagtgggcGGGCAaggttttgaggggggaggacatGGAGGTTTGGTTTTttaggttgttgttggagtgaGTTTTCCCTGTCCTGGATCatgtgtgatgatggtttgaTGCTGACAtgtgagaaaaaaaaataggtatgggagggtggtggatgatgataggGAGAGGATCGGGTTTGATATGTGAAAAACTATGTGTTCTTTTACATTTCAAAAACAGGAGTGAGTATATAAGGGGTCAAGGGTTAACAGCAAAAACAGTCGACATTATAACGGGTTGGATAATGGCGGATGGGAAACAAAGCAATGTCTacagcagtggtggtgggcgggtAAGTTATGAATTATAATAATATGTATAACATGTACACAATCAAGGTACCGGGGATGCGTAGATTTCAGGACAGGTATAGAACACAGACACTCAAACATATCAAAGATCACAAATGCAACACAATCTGAATCATCTTGCTTCCGTTTTACCTGCTTTGCACTTGAAAACAACAAGGGTTGTGCTATCAACAATGAAGATCAATCACCAACGCAGGTCTGGTTCAACCGTTCCACGAGGTGTGTTAGCCACTTCAAACAAACTTTCAGAGGCCCCAATCATCAAAATAAACACGCAAAGATTTGACCGAAAAGGTGTCAATAAATCTATTAACCCATACATCTCTCTCGCTGCTTGATTAACATACCACACATCAACCCTCAATAACGCGCCAAAGCCCCGAGCCTAAAAAAGCCACTTTTTCTTCCAACTcaatcctcatccccctcagcatcctcctcccccccagacacctctctcctctccccaccatatccctcctcactccccacactccccctcctctcctgctcccttcccccatcttgttcctcctcttcctcctcctcatcctcccccccaaagtACCCAACAGGCATGCTCTTAaacctctccaactcctGCCTCAACTCCTCACTCGGCTCCCCAACCGTaacctccagctcccccaccctcgcctcctcctcctcaccctgcGGCAGCACCCCAATCGTCCTCGCAATATTCTTCGTCCTCTGGTTCCGAATCGTGGTCCTCTGCATGACAGGGTAGTAATAAACCCCCTTCTGCGCACTATCATCCCTCCGTCCCTTGCTCCCCGTCTCATCATTCCGATACGCAAGGATAACCTCCTCCGCATACTTCGTATGGTgatccatctccttctccgtaGCCGTCTCATACGCCCTGACCCTCGGAAACTTGAAAACACCCCTACCCTCGCCATCAGTAGCGGTATACAACGACTCCTTCTCCTTATCCGGGTTGTCCACATCGAATTTCTCCCGGAACCTCTCCCCCGTCTTGCCATCCTGCGGTAGGTAAAAGTCGTAGTTCATCATCTGCAACGGCTTGGGGGTGTGATCCGGATCGCGAGCCCAAGCCTCATACGCCTGCTGGTaggcctcgtcctcggcctgGGAGCGGGTGATGGGCTTGAGGATACCAGACAGCATGCGGGTGTCGTACTTGTCCGTTGCAGTGACGGGGTTGGTCTGGAACTTGACCGTGACGTAGGCGCCAGAGTCGGGAAAGGCTTCCAGGTCGGGCAGGAGGGGGAACGACTCGACAATGGTACAGTTGGTGCGTTTGGAGGGGTGCTTGACTTTGGTCCTGTCCGCCAGGCCGACGGCCGCGGCTTCGAATGATTTCTCGATGCGCCGCTTGATCCAGGCTGGTGTTCCCCTGTCTGGCTCTGGGGAGGCCTTGCGCTTGATGGGGCGCTTGGGAGCGGCGTTGCCGGCCGAGGGTCGAAGGAAGGGGTCGGCTTTGGGGcgggagacggtggtgggagtgTTGGAGATGTATTCCGTCCGGCGGAGGAAGGACACGCCCTGGTTCTGGGACTTGGGCTTGCCTAGGCTGCCgaggggacggaggagggctCTGTCGTGGGGATGGATCGGGGGAGGTTCGGAGGGGGCTTGGATTGCTGGTTGCTGAAAGTCAGTTACGTTACAAACGACTCGAAAATGGGAAATCGAGACAAGACGCACAGctctcatcgccatcaaaaACACCCGGCATCCCCACCAGATCGAGCGGCATTCCGAGTTCGCCATCGGCCTCGATGTTCAATGGCTGAATGCGGGCGAGATGGGACGCgaagttggggttggtgtacTGGCCGCTAGCTAGACCAACGCTGGGGATGTTCAGCAGCTTCGGCGggatgggaggtggagggagggcatTGGAGTATCGGATTCTCGCAATGTAATCCTGCGAGTACTTTTCTGGTCGCGACATGATGGCCGGTTTGGTTGTGGTCCTGGTtgtcgagagagagagagagagagagagagagagagagagagagagagagaaagaattTGGCGAGGCGCGTGTTCGCGGTTCAATTTGTTGGAGTCGCGCGGTCCAAGCCGGTGGACGATTAAGTTCGAGTTGAGAATAAGAGTGGGCCCGACCAGCTTCAGCGCTGTGGCCAAACacaggtacctacctattaAGAGAATCATTCTTTTTGACATTTGATCGCACTTGAAATCGCAGAGACGTAATATATCACATATTCAATCCTCACTCAAACTCCGAATATCACTCCAAAAACTATCCTCAAATTACCGCTACCCAACTCTCTGtctctcccttcccaaaaGAACAACCCCCTCGACTCGATTAAAACAAATATATAACATTAATACAAGGGGTTGTCGTAAAGtccttcccccctcatcttcaccatgtGTCATGATACATGCAATCTAGCCTGCCCTGCCAGAGAGTTTGTTGTCTATCCCACCTTgaaccaacccatccatccacccgCGCAAAAAATGCTTATCCATTTCCGTTGCGAGCGCGTGTGCCTGACTTTAGAAAAACGCCTCCATCCCGCCCGCCGACCAAATCACTTTTTGTGTTccgtccaaaaaaaaagccaaacatGATCACTCTGCAATTTTATGAGCTGTTCTTGGTGTAGCGCGCCTTGCCAACGGTAAATGGCACGTAGCGGTACTTGATCATGTGCTGGATTTGCTTGCGCACTGTTGCAAGTTGGTGTCAGATGCTGAAAATTGCAGAGGATAAGGATAAATAGGGAAAAGACTTACTGGtcaaaacaaaaagcatAATCCAGtacatcaccaacacagGCCAAAACACGGGCACATTGAACACCTCGAACCAGGTGCACACAAACGAGATGGAAATGGCGCGGGTGGCGGCGTGCCAGAACTTGAACTCGGGCAGGCGGCGGATGAAGGGGCGGAACTCCTCGTCCTGCTTGGTAGGGAGAGAACCGAGGCTGCCGTCTTCCATGTCATTGTCGAGGGCCTCGTTGGAGGGGTCGAATTTGGGctggaggaaggcgaggaagaggttgaggaggtagaTGCCGAGGGCGTAGGCCACTGTGAATCGTTCCATCGTTAGCACGCGGTACAAGAAGAGAGGTCAGGTAGACATACCGATATACCAGCCTTGCGCAAAGAAGACGCGcgcaaagaaaaagacgagCAGCACGCCGGTGCCGACCCATCGGTAGAGAGTGTGGGGAGTCGACTGGTCGAGGAGCGCTTGGTATTGCTGTCTTTCTGTTAGTTTTCTGTCTCTTCCTCTATGTCCAAACCCAGAGTCTGGTATCGCATACCCTCGACAGCTTGTTCGTTTGCGCAGTCACGGCGCCGAAGGCCGACATTGGTTCCTCGACAGCGTCCATCTTGTGTATAATTCTCCCGTCAAAAAATAGGATCGTCGTGGTCGTTGGCGTTGTGAAGCTGAAGAAAAGACACAAAGTTATCAAAGGCTGGTGGACAGCAGAACaagcgcagcagcagcagaaaggTGGCAGTGGCTGATTGCGCGTTCTCAGATAGGAGGATACGTGACAGATCAATCGGTTTAGCCACACAAAACTTCCCGCAAGTTTAGGGGGCCTACCCACAAGTGGAAATTTTTGACCAAGAACCTGCCACATCTGGCCAGGGTGTGGGGTCGGCACCTTTCACACTAAAGTGTGGCTGAGACTTTTTGGTAGCGAGCAACCCCTTGTTCAGTTGCCGCAAGCAGGGGTGGTCATGTTTTACCGGTGACGTCTGGGTGTTAAGAAGGGACGAGCATGTGGGGGGAAGAAGCTACCCCATTGTCCCGAagaatggggggagggtgatcCTAAACATTGCCGTCCCGCATTCCATTCCGTCTGATGGAATTCGTCTTTAATATAAGACTTTAGATTTCTCAATTCCATTCGTGAGCTTCACACATCGTAAAAATGCACCCCACCGCCCGCCTCGCCGTTCGCAGCAGCGGCTTCCGTGCTGCTGCCGGAACAGCTCGTCTCTCCCGCTTCCAGCCATCCACACTCCCCCGTGTCGTCGTCCgcttttcttcctctggATCAAACCCCCAGTATGAGTTCATCCAAGTGACTGAGCCCCGTCCGGGCGTCGGGCAGAGTATGTCTCCTGAACTatcaccccctcaaccacatATCCATTATTTActttccccctttccatcacCCACTTACTAACCGCCCATTGCAGTCACCCTCAACCGCCCCAAAGCCCTCaacgccctctccacccccctcataACCGAGCTcaacaccgccctcctcaccttccaatcaaccccctccatccgCGCAATCCTCCTAACCGGGTCCCAGAAAGCCTtcgccgccggcgccgacaTCAAGGAAATGGCACCCTTAACCTTCAGCTCGGCCTACCTCAACTCCTTCATCGAATCCTGgtccaacctcaccaccaccctcaaaaaACCCCTCATCGCCGCCGTCTCCGGCCACGCACTTGGCGGAGGGTGTGAGTTAGCCCTCATGGCGGACATAATCTACTGCACCAAAACCGCCAATTTCGGGCAGCCGGAAATCAAACTTGGAACCATCCCCGGAGCGGGCGGGTCGCAgaggttgacgagggcgGTGGGCAAGGCAAAGGCTATGGAGCTGATATTGACGGGGAAGAGTTtctctggggaggaggcggaacAGTGGGGGGTTGCTGCGAGGGCGTTTGGGAGTTATGAGgagttgatggaggagagtCTCAAGACTGCGGAGACGATTGCGGGGTACAGCAAGGTTGCGGTGCAGGCGGccaaggaggtggtgaataAGAGCcaggagttggggttgagggatgGGGTCGAGTTTGAGAGACGGGTTTTTCACGCGTTGTTTGGGAGTGAGGATcagaaggaggggatgggggctTTTggtgagaagaggaaggctcAGTGGAAGGATCAGTAGAGGTGGGGGGAGTGATGCTGGTAGAAAGGAAGAGGTGTTTATAGTTGTGGTGTAAAAGATCTGTGAAAAGTTATCAAGTTTTTATTCCACCTGTCCTGGATATGTATCTACAGTCTTGTGTGACCTTACAGCTCTTGATGCCTTTGCCTTTTGTTAGAATCTAAAATAATTCTCTAAAGACCGGCCGCATCATATACACTGTCCACCAGGCATGTCCTCAACAATTTGCATACGGCAAGTAGTATAATGATATTATTACTCAAAAGCACCCCGAAAAACGCCCCAGATTGCAGAGCAAGCCGCACTAGTGGGCAGAGGGCGCACTGCCACACGACTGCCCAAACGGAACGCCAGGTCCAGCCATATCATGGTAATATATGTACACCAAAGTCCTTCGCAAGGGCAGTAAATAATAGCAGTTCGGGCCTGGCCACTGTAGCGGTGTGCGCCGCAATCTGAAGGCTTTTCCAGATTGATTTTTCTCTTCTTATTTCGCAtctccatccaaccccctctggTTGGGCTGTCACCCCCCAAGAACCTTTACATACGGTCCAGGAAAcagcccccccttcccttgaTACCACCCGTGAAACCACTCCCCAttcacatcctccacctccccaatctcTGCCCCTTTAGGGAAAAACAACTCATCACCTACCCCCTCGGCCGGAACCCAACCCCAGTTCGCCACTGCTTTTGGGTCTGTCCCCCCATCGGGAGGGAAATCGTGTTCGTCCTGGACAAGTTCGGAGAGTTGCTCTGGTTTTAGATCGGCAACACTCCTGGGGTTTACCCCCTTTGTTGACGTAACCATgtccaccccaaccaacctcgCTTTTCTcgtgctgccgccgccgctgctgctgctgctgctgttggggtcgATTTTCCAACTCCATGTTTGATATGATGAGTTTTTTGGAATAGATTCGATACGTAACCGTCGCCCGCCGACAAGGTCCTTGAATATTCTTCTCTTGTAAACCGTCTCGCTCGCGCTGGGGGAAGAAAGCGAAAAAGCCAACATGACCATCCTGTGCCCCTTTGGACAGCGGCGCCATCCCTTTGGGCCGTTTTCCACGGGGAGGTGGTTCATGTTGAGGAAGTGGTTGTAGCACGCCACGCAGAGATTTGTACAATCCCCAGCAGTGGCAGAGGGGAGTTGGGAAGGGCAGGAGTAGCAGTGATAATAAACTTGATTGCGAGGTATGGGCTTGGTGCATTGCTCGCAGTGCTGTTTTGGGTCGGACGGGTGGTAGACTCCTTTGCTGCGGGTAGTACTGTTTGCGACGGCTATTGATGATGGCGCAAAGGGGGATtgctgaggggagggtttAGACATGTaggtgaagggggtgagggggtgggggcaAGATTTTCCTTTGCTGACGCAGGTGTTGCAGTACCCCCAGTCCCCAGCGTTGCAGGTGTCACATCCCCAGTGGAGGTCGTTGCGCGTAAAGGCTGAGCACCCTGAGCAGAAGGTGCCTCGTTGTAACCGATCGGCTGGGTTTTCAGCTGTTAATGTCCGGCGaccttctgctcctcccggAAGGTtagagggggggaggtagCGGCTCCCAACCAGTGTGTGCGGCGGTGGGAGGTCTGGGCCAAGTCGTTTCCACTTCTGGAGGGCGTTTGGGCCGTACCCAAAGAAGTGTAGACATCCCTTGCCGCGGCGGTAGCAGTCGAGACAAATATTCCAGTTGCCTTCGTGGCAGAGATTGCAGTTGTAGTGGAGATCGTATTGGATGTGTTCCCTGGAGCAGTGGTTGCATTGGATCAGGGGCTCTTTATACCACACTGGCTGGGCTCGTCGTGGGGACGCTAATGGCGGAGAGTTGATATCATTGCTCAGCGGCCCTGACGTCGGCGCAAGAGTAGGAGAGTCATGTCGAGCGAGTTCCCTCCTAGCCGGACCAACTTCGGCCGGCAACTCCGTCGGTGATTGCTGTGTTGGTATAGTTCCAGCTGGTATCAAAGGTATCGGCATCGTTCCCGCAGGTACAAGCGGTATCGGCTCCCTCAGCGGAGAAGCCCTCTCTCCCGGCGACTCCCTCCGAGACGaaggtgtc includes:
- the RPS12 gene encoding 40S ribosomal protein S12 (BUSCO:EOG09265CN0; COG:J; EggNog:ENOG503P1R7); this translates as MSDVEETQQVADVEVEVSAEASKGQMSVLDALKGVLKLSLMHDGLARGLREASKALDRRQAHMCVLNESCEEEAYKKLVIALCSEHKIPLIKVPDGKQLGEWAGLCVLDREGNARKVVNCSCVVVKDWGEESQERSILLDYFQSEA
- the RPS22 gene encoding 40S ribosomal protein S22 (EggNog:ENOG503P2XK; COG:J), giving the protein MVRTSVLHDALNSINNAEKAGKRQVLIRPSSKVIVKFLQVMQKHGYIGEFEEIDDHRSGKIVVQLNGRLNKCGVISPRYNVRLSELEKWVVKLLPARQFGYVILTTSAGIMDQEEARRRHVSGKIIGFFY
- a CDS encoding hypothetical protein (EggNog:ENOG503NZRH; COG:G) — translated: MRNRQIGVLGAFLFLVFCVYSLSRSPGGLPRPRSPQKEPEDKPPEPPRIAIPITWTDDSNTKDTKPAPAPEGSHPIWYLTNQAEKEFEAVKGRQSRTLGEAVGEYKRRYGIPPPPNFDKWWDFATERGVVLVDEFDTVMELVTPFWGLKPATTRRRAREVIGFDDSLMGVQIRKGNVTSIFKARTAEWHQRGVLGMLEKFVGWLPDMDLAFNVNDESRVVVPFEDLERLVKVGLGVNMAKLKREKEPRNGWTDVGKVEGLDYEGRFDEGKLTRFNTFAHQPTWTHSRISCPPGSPARILEEGEQFDDRGRYSMGELGFVTNWTAMADICLTPSLQSTFGFFDRPNAYSVVHDLVPVFSPSKISSYQDLIFPSPWYYSGKVPYDPKKDPDWEEKMNRLYWRGSTTGGFSRNGGWRRQHRQRVVKKFNAVDKANVLTNVGSSTSPNWTVASVPRGDYKSLLDVYFSHIGQCDPGDCAAQKEFFEVKEYAKQEDALKYKHVLDMDGNAFSGRFHAFLKSKSLVFKFAIFKEWHYEWLRPWAHYVPMSLKGEEWLELVRYFGEEGEGKREGERVAMQGREWAGKVLRGEDMEVWFFRLLLEYGRVVDDDRERIGFDM
- a CDS encoding hypothetical protein (BUSCO:EOG09264331; COG:K; EggNog:ENOG503NWA0) produces the protein MSRPEKYSQDYIARIRYSNALPPPPIPPKLLNIPSVGLASGQYTNPNFASHLARIQPLNIEADGELGMPLDLVGMPGVFDGDESSIQAPSEPPPIHPHDRALLRPLGSLGKPKSQNQGVSFLRRTEYISNTPTTVSRPKADPFLRPSAGNAAPKRPIKRKASPEPDRGTPAWIKRRIEKSFEAAAVGLADRTKVKHPSKRTNCTIVESFPLLPDLEAFPDSGAYVTVKFQTNPVTATDKYDTRMLSGILKPITRSQAEDEAYQQAYEAWARDPDHTPKPLQMMNYDFYLPQDGKTGERFREKFDVDNPDKEKESLYTATDGEGRGVFKFPRVRAYETATEKEMDHHTKYAEEVILAYRNDETGSKGRRDDSAQKGVYYYPVMQRTTIRNQRTKNIARTIGVLPQGEEEEARVGELEVTVGEPSEELRQELERFKSMPVGMLRGMRIELEEKVAFLGSGLWRVIEG
- the RER1 gene encoding retention in endoplasmic reticulum protein 1 (EggNog:ENOG503NZFK; COG:U; BUSCO:EOG09265ANI); this encodes MWQVLGQKFPLVGRPPKLAGSFVWLNRLICHVSSYLRTRNQPLPPFCCCCACSAVHQPLITLCLFFSFTTPTTTTILFFDGRIIHKMDAVEEPMSAFGAVTAQTNKLSRQYQALLDQSTPHTLYRWVGTGVLLVFFFARVFFAQGWYIVAYALGIYLLNLFLAFLQPKFDPSNEALDNDMEDGSLGSLPTKQDEEFRPFIRRLPEFKFWHAATRAISISFVCTWFEVFNVPVFWPVLVMYWIMLFVLTMRKQIQHMIKYRYVPFTVGKARYTKNSS
- a CDS encoding hypothetical protein (EggNog:ENOG503NTZK; COG:I) → MHPTARLAVRSSGFRAAAGTARLSRFQPSTLPRVVVRFSSSGSNPQYEFIQVTEPRPGVGQITLNRPKALNALSTPLITELNTALLTFQSTPSIRAILLTGSQKAFAAGADIKEMAPLTFSSAYLNSFIESWSNLTTTLKKPLIAAVSGHALGGGCELALMADIIYCTKTANFGQPEIKLGTIPGAGGSQRLTRAVGKAKAMELILTGKSFSGEEAEQWGVAARAFGSYEELMEESLKTAETIAGYSKVAVQAAKEVVNKSQELGLRDGVEFERRVFHALFGSEDQKEGMGAFGEKRKAQWKDQ